A genomic stretch from Candidatus Latescibacterota bacterium includes:
- a CDS encoding histidine kinase translates to MPRDTLPSAFSFAGFDRLMPFRIRDILLVSSLYDSFVIEQDGRLTELLLSEYAQLNLSYAPLVTRVSSGEEALARLRDQRFDLVITMTRLGDMAVRDFGRRAKLARPDIPVVLLVYNTRELAILGEQELKPDIDRVFAWRGDARILLAIIKCIEDSVNAAGDAFEGQVRCMLLVENSVRFYSSYLPMIYTELMRQTQGLMADGIDLMDKLLRMRARPKILLAENFEEAQRLYDLFADYMLCVITDAGFEREGVLDPRAGVEFIRGVRHADPDLPVLLQSSDENRAQEAYALGVGFLHKGSPTLLADLRGFMKANLGFGDFVFTLPNGSVVGRASDLTAMSRLLKEVPGDCIRYHARRNHFSNWFMARTEFELALRIRPVKVSEFADNEELRDYLRATLSEYRKLMARGRVADFSRQHFDTSSSFVRIGAGSLGGKGRGLAFVDALLSRYDFRERYPSVRITVPESAVLATGVFDQFMEENGLLSRALAARDDAEVAELFVRARLPLEVRDDLTAFLEEVHYPLAVRSSSLLEDSQHQPFAGVYTSHMLCNNHPDDDVRLDQLCHAVKLIYASTYFAGAKAYLRGTPNRIEEEKMAVIVQRVVGERHDDLLYPTIAGVAQSYNFYPVFGEKPEEGSATVVLGLGKGVVEGERSLWFSPAHPRKLPQFGSTADILRSSQREFWALDLSQPDTFASTDGNAGLVRQDLDRAERDGTLGMVASTYMADNDAVYDGISRPGVRLITMAGVLKTDRFPLPALLGELLGLGSRGMASPVEIEFAAQPGGGGAPAEFALLQIRPLVVGREEIDIDARLAEGGRTIIRSDAVMGNGAVEGVRDLIFVHPDRFDRGRTPDVAREIRALNEKLAAEERNYLLLGPGRWGSRDRWLGIPVAWADISWARVIVETGMADIAVEPSQGSHFFHNLTSFEVGYFTAHEGKAGALVNWDWLLEQPVAEETGFLRHLRLERPLAVYLDGRHGRGVVLEP, encoded by the coding sequence ATGCCGCGGGACACCCTGCCCAGCGCCTTCAGCTTCGCCGGCTTCGATCGGCTCATGCCCTTCCGCATCCGGGACATCCTCCTGGTCTCGAGCCTCTACGACTCATTCGTGATCGAGCAGGACGGGCGGCTCACCGAACTCCTGCTCAGCGAGTACGCTCAGCTCAACCTGAGCTACGCGCCGCTGGTCACGCGCGTCTCCTCGGGCGAGGAGGCCCTGGCGCGGCTGAGGGACCAGCGCTTCGATCTGGTCATCACCATGACCCGGCTCGGCGACATGGCCGTTCGCGACTTCGGCCGCCGGGCCAAGCTGGCGCGCCCGGACATCCCCGTGGTGCTGCTGGTCTACAACACCCGCGAGCTGGCGATCCTCGGGGAGCAGGAGCTCAAGCCCGACATCGACCGCGTCTTCGCCTGGCGCGGGGACGCGCGCATCCTGCTGGCCATCATCAAGTGCATCGAGGACTCGGTGAACGCCGCCGGCGACGCCTTCGAGGGCCAGGTCCGCTGCATGCTGCTGGTGGAGAACTCGGTGCGCTTCTACTCCAGCTACCTGCCCATGATCTACACGGAGCTGATGCGCCAGACCCAGGGGCTCATGGCCGACGGCATCGACCTCATGGACAAGCTCCTGCGCATGCGCGCGCGGCCGAAGATCCTGCTGGCGGAGAACTTCGAGGAGGCCCAGCGGCTCTACGACCTCTTCGCCGACTACATGCTCTGCGTCATCACCGACGCCGGCTTCGAGCGCGAGGGCGTGCTCGACCCGCGCGCGGGGGTGGAGTTCATCCGCGGGGTGCGTCACGCGGACCCGGACCTGCCGGTGCTGCTCCAGTCCTCGGACGAGAACCGCGCCCAGGAGGCCTACGCGCTGGGCGTGGGCTTCCTGCACAAGGGCTCGCCCACCCTGCTCGCGGATCTGCGCGGCTTCATGAAGGCCAACCTCGGCTTCGGCGACTTCGTCTTCACGCTGCCCAACGGCAGCGTGGTGGGACGCGCCAGCGATCTCACGGCCATGTCGCGACTGCTCAAGGAGGTGCCCGGCGACTGCATCCGCTACCACGCCCGACGCAACCACTTCTCCAACTGGTTCATGGCCCGCACCGAGTTCGAGCTGGCGCTGCGGATCCGTCCGGTGAAGGTGAGCGAGTTCGCCGACAACGAAGAGCTGCGCGACTACCTGCGCGCCACGCTGAGCGAGTACCGCAAGCTGATGGCCCGGGGCCGGGTGGCCGACTTCTCCCGCCAGCACTTCGACACCAGCAGCAGCTTCGTGCGCATCGGCGCGGGCTCGCTGGGCGGCAAGGGGCGTGGCCTGGCCTTCGTCGACGCCCTGCTCTCGCGCTACGACTTCCGCGAGCGCTATCCCAGCGTGCGGATCACCGTGCCGGAGAGCGCGGTGCTGGCGACGGGCGTCTTCGACCAGTTCATGGAGGAGAACGGGCTGCTGTCCCGCGCGCTGGCCGCCAGGGACGACGCCGAGGTGGCCGAGCTCTTCGTCCGCGCGCGCCTGCCGCTCGAGGTGCGCGACGACCTGACGGCCTTCCTCGAGGAGGTTCACTACCCGCTGGCCGTGCGCTCGTCGAGCCTGCTGGAGGACAGCCAGCACCAGCCCTTCGCGGGCGTCTACACGAGCCACATGCTCTGCAACAACCATCCCGACGACGACGTCCGCCTGGACCAGCTCTGCCACGCCGTGAAGCTGATCTACGCCTCCACCTACTTCGCCGGCGCGAAGGCCTACCTGCGCGGCACGCCCAACCGCATCGAGGAAGAGAAGATGGCGGTGATCGTCCAGCGCGTGGTGGGCGAGCGGCACGACGATCTGCTCTACCCCACCATCGCGGGGGTGGCGCAGTCCTACAACTTCTACCCGGTGTTCGGCGAGAAGCCCGAGGAGGGTTCGGCGACCGTCGTGCTCGGCCTCGGCAAGGGCGTGGTGGAGGGCGAGCGGAGCCTCTGGTTTTCCCCTGCGCACCCGCGCAAGCTGCCGCAGTTCGGGAGCACGGCGGACATCCTGAGGAGCAGTCAGCGGGAGTTCTGGGCGCTGGATCTCAGCCAGCCGGACACCTTCGCCAGCACCGACGGCAACGCCGGCCTCGTGCGTCAGGATCTCGACCGCGCCGAGCGCGACGGCACGCTGGGCATGGTGGCGTCCACATACATGGCCGACAACGACGCGGTCTACGACGGCATCTCCCGGCCCGGCGTGCGGCTCATCACCATGGCCGGCGTGCTGAAGACCGACCGCTTCCCGCTGCCCGCGCTGCTCGGCGAGCTGCTGGGCCTCGGCAGCCGGGGGATGGCCTCGCCGGTGGAGATCGAGTTCGCGGCCCAGCCCGGCGGCGGGGGCGCGCCCGCCGAGTTCGCCCTGCTGCAGATTCGTCCGCTGGTGGTTGGGCGCGAGGAGATCGACATCGACGCCCGCCTCGCCGAGGGCGGCCGCACGATCATCCGCTCGGACGCCGTGATGGGCAACGGGGCGGTGGAGGGCGTGCGCGACCTGATCTTCGTCCACCCCGACCGCTTCGACCGCGGCCGCACGCCGGACGTGGCGCGCGAGATCCGCGCCCTCAACGAGAAGCTGGCCGCCGAGGAACGCAACTACCTGCTGCTCGGGCCGGGGCGCTGGGGCTCGCGCGACCGCTGGCTCGGCATCCCCGTGGCCTGGGCGGACATCAGCTGGGCGCGGGTGATCGTGGAGACTGGCATGGCCGACATCGCCGTGGAGCCCAGCCAGGGCAGCCATTTCTTCCACAACCTGACCAGCTTCGAGGTGGGCTACTTCACGGCCCACGAGGGCAAGGCGGGCGCGCTGGTCAACTGGGACTGGCTGCTGGAGCAGCCGGTGGCCGAGGAGACGGGCTTCCTGCGGCATCTGCGGCTCGAGCGTCCGCTGGCGGTGTATCTCGATGGGCGCCATGGACGCGGCGTGGTGCTGGAGCCCTAG
- a CDS encoding IS1 family transposase, with translation MNKPTILRQSWQPPFCPNPNCKYHRILDGRWPFKRQGVYYRAVKPHCIQRFQCTDCRRSFSTQTFSTRYWLKRPDVLPRLFMKTVGGMANRQIARDLGVAPSTVDRQLARLGRHCLLYQTRLLERCRPRGAVVVDGFETFEYSQYFPFHHNLAVEAESSFAFGFTDSPLRRKGRMRSDQKKRRAELEERWGRPDRKAVEKGVRELLRIVCRGLDRLELRSDDHPAYPRAMLPLKVRFAHHITPSTARRDADNDLFEVNLLDLLIRHSSANHRRETIAWSKRRNASALRLWILVVWRNCVKRRHEKGPPVSPAMLKGLTDRLLRVPEILSERLFRTRIELPASWATTYAGEDETPALGVNRRHSLAYAA, from the coding sequence ATGAACAAGCCCACGATTCTCCGCCAGAGCTGGCAGCCGCCCTTCTGCCCCAATCCCAACTGCAAGTACCACCGGATCTTGGACGGCCGCTGGCCCTTCAAACGCCAGGGCGTCTACTACCGGGCCGTCAAGCCGCACTGCATCCAGCGTTTCCAGTGCACCGACTGCAGGCGCTCCTTCAGTACCCAGACCTTCTCGACCCGCTACTGGCTCAAGCGGCCGGACGTCCTGCCCAGGCTCTTCATGAAGACCGTCGGCGGCATGGCCAATCGGCAGATCGCCCGGGATCTGGGTGTGGCGCCGAGTACCGTGGATCGCCAGCTGGCTCGATTGGGGAGGCACTGCCTGCTCTACCAAACCAGGCTCCTCGAGCGCTGTAGACCGCGGGGAGCCGTTGTAGTCGACGGCTTCGAGACCTTCGAGTACAGCCAGTACTTCCCCTTCCACCACAACCTGGCCGTCGAGGCCGAGAGCAGCTTCGCCTTCGGCTTCACCGACAGCCCGCTCCGCCGAAAGGGTCGAATGCGCTCGGATCAGAAGAAGCGCCGCGCGGAACTCGAGGAGCGCTGGGGAAGACCCGACCGGAAGGCCGTGGAGAAGGGCGTTCGCGAGCTGCTGCGGATCGTCTGCCGGGGTTTGGATCGGCTGGAACTCCGCAGCGACGACCACCCGGCCTACCCGCGGGCCATGCTGCCGCTGAAGGTGAGGTTTGCGCACCACATCACGCCCTCGACGGCGCGCCGGGACGCCGACAACGACCTCTTCGAAGTCAATCTGCTGGACCTGCTGATCCGCCACAGCAGCGCGAACCACCGGCGGGAGACGATCGCCTGGTCAAAGCGGCGGAACGCCTCAGCACTGCGGCTTTGGATCCTGGTAGTCTGGCGGAATTGCGTGAAGCGTCGGCACGAGAAGGGGCCGCCGGTGAGCCCGGCGATGCTGAAGGGGCTGACCGACCGCTTGCTGCGTGTGCCGGAGATCCTATCGGAGCGGTTGTTCAGGACCCGGATCGAGCTGCCGGCGAGTTGGGCTACGACCTACGCCGGCGAGGACGAGACACCGGCGCTGGGCGTCAATCGGCGGCACTCGCTTGCGTACGCGGCCTAG
- a CDS encoding cytidylate kinase-like family protein, with protein MRSYRTPDLDKIVGRHLQSWELRREVSQRRRREQGTDAAQLGPYLSVSRLPYAGGDAVAARAAQLLGWELFDREIVDHIARDARVLGKFVASLDEHSRSAMDDLIQTTLDTSSLGNVGYLRHLKRVLLTLALHGNAVIVGRGANFILPPSAGLRVMVTAPPGHRLAALGRHQGLEPREAARALRELDQRRRDFLRTHFLQAGQELDHYDLIVNMEQMDTEHAATLIVDAFYTLDRRAG; from the coding sequence ATGCGGAGCTACCGGACTCCCGACCTGGACAAGATCGTCGGGCGCCATCTGCAGAGCTGGGAGCTGCGCCGGGAGGTGAGCCAGCGCCGCCGCCGCGAGCAGGGCACGGACGCGGCCCAGCTCGGGCCTTACCTGAGCGTCAGCCGCCTGCCCTACGCCGGCGGCGACGCGGTCGCCGCCCGGGCGGCCCAGCTGCTGGGCTGGGAGCTCTTCGACCGGGAGATCGTCGATCACATCGCCCGCGACGCCAGGGTGCTCGGCAAGTTCGTCGCCAGCCTCGACGAGCACAGCCGCAGCGCCATGGACGACCTCATCCAGACCACCCTCGACACTAGCTCCCTGGGCAACGTCGGCTACCTGCGCCACCTCAAGCGCGTGCTGCTCACGCTGGCGCTGCACGGGAACGCGGTCATCGTGGGGCGCGGGGCGAACTTCATCCTGCCGCCGTCGGCGGGCCTGCGTGTCATGGTGACGGCCCCGCCCGGGCACCGCCTGGCCGCGCTGGGGCGTCACCAGGGCCTGGAGCCCCGCGAGGCCGCGCGGGCGCTGCGCGAGCTGGATCAGCGCCGCCGTGACTTCCTGCGCACCCACTTCCTCCAGGCGGGGCAGGAGCTGGACCACTACGATCTGATCGTCAACATGGAGCAGATGGACACGGAGCACGCCGCCACGCTGATCGTGGACGCCTTCTACACCCTCGACCGCCGCGCGGGCTGA
- a CDS encoding glycosyltransferase, translating to MIRILHVITQLDRGGAERQLLALVRGLPAGRFEQEVVALKAGGALAPAFQEAGCAVRALDRRDHGGPIGQFLALARLLRRRPPDILQTWLVKANHVGRLAACLSGQTPVLATLRDMGYQVGPGDALLERLLAAGTSRVIHNSVQGRNAYLARVHDPGRAWQLLLPNGVDAERYRPDPAARERVRAALGVGPDDPVVIMVARLHPIKDPRLFLAVGRKVRQNLPAARFWLVGDGDLGPDLRRWLATEPDPGLWMAGDRDDVPALLAAADLALLTSRSEGLSNMILESMAVGLPVLATAAGGNAELVREGETGQLLPSRDPDAIAERVEQLLQNPGLARELGKAGRRRVETDFSLALLAERSIGIYERLIEGA from the coding sequence ATGATCCGCATCCTCCACGTCATCACCCAGCTCGATCGGGGCGGCGCCGAACGCCAGCTGCTCGCGCTCGTCCGCGGGCTGCCGGCCGGCCGCTTCGAACAGGAGGTGGTCGCGCTGAAGGCGGGCGGCGCGCTGGCGCCGGCCTTCCAGGAGGCAGGCTGCGCCGTGCGCGCGCTGGACCGGCGCGATCACGGCGGGCCCATCGGCCAGTTCCTGGCGCTCGCGCGGCTGCTGCGGCGGCGCCCGCCGGACATCCTCCAGACCTGGCTCGTGAAGGCGAACCACGTGGGGCGCCTGGCGGCCTGCCTGAGCGGCCAGACGCCGGTGCTGGCCACCCTGCGCGACATGGGCTATCAGGTGGGTCCCGGCGACGCCCTGCTGGAGCGCCTGCTGGCGGCGGGGACGTCACGGGTCATCCACAACTCCGTACAGGGGCGAAACGCCTACCTGGCGCGGGTGCACGACCCCGGCCGCGCGTGGCAGCTGCTGCTGCCCAACGGCGTGGACGCCGAGCGCTACCGCCCGGACCCCGCGGCCAGGGAGCGCGTCCGGGCCGCGCTGGGCGTGGGGCCGGACGATCCGGTGGTGATCATGGTGGCCAGGCTCCACCCCATAAAAGATCCGCGACTTTTTCTGGCGGTGGGACGAAAAGTGCGTCAGAATCTGCCTGCTGCTCGGTTTTGGCTGGTGGGAGACGGCGACCTGGGGCCCGACCTGCGACGGTGGCTCGCCACCGAACCGGACCCCGGTCTCTGGATGGCAGGCGACAGGGACGACGTCCCCGCGCTGCTCGCCGCCGCGGATCTGGCGCTGCTCACCAGCCGAAGCGAAGGCCTCTCCAACATGATCCTGGAGTCCATGGCCGTCGGTCTGCCCGTGCTGGCGACGGCCGCCGGGGGCAATGCCGAGCTCGTCCGCGAGGGCGAAACCGGTCAGCTGCTGCCAAGCCGCGATCCCGACGCGATCGCCGAGCGGGTGGAACAGCTCTTGCAAAATCCAGGGCTTGCCAGAGAGCTGGGCAAGGCGGGCCGACGGAGGGTGGAAACGGATTTCTCCCTCGCTCTCCTGGCCGAGCGAAGCATCGGCATCTACGAGCGACTGATCGAGGGAGCCTAG
- a CDS encoding polysaccharide deacetylase family protein yields the protein MPQDIRGDGGREPVIAFFRNDDVNELTPELIALSELFFAAEIPIIHAVEPGNVTDDCVDWLLEKKAQHGRLLEIMQHGYNHTKHYDGEFGGKRGYREQYEDLKRGQDIMDARFGDQWFSAMNFPYGPYNQDAIRAVDALGYKVFNGHYNPRRSRRLFYALGRLMGKGQIMNRHISHHLEIYPGTSTFTIDMAITYIDSYYGHYGSQECTFFSVDELMQRFEEAKRHINAIGWLLHHRYHNSEASLRLVQDTIDAVRKSDPAIEFWNFEEIHAAYAPGASVRRAG from the coding sequence ATGCCTCAGGACATCCGTGGCGACGGTGGCCGCGAGCCGGTCATCGCCTTCTTCCGCAACGACGACGTCAACGAGCTGACGCCGGAGCTGATCGCGCTCAGCGAGCTCTTCTTCGCGGCGGAGATCCCGATCATCCACGCGGTGGAGCCGGGGAACGTCACCGACGACTGCGTCGACTGGCTGCTCGAGAAGAAGGCGCAGCACGGCCGGCTGCTCGAGATCATGCAGCACGGCTACAACCACACCAAGCACTACGACGGGGAGTTCGGCGGCAAGCGCGGTTACCGCGAGCAGTACGAGGACCTCAAGCGCGGACAGGACATCATGGACGCGCGCTTCGGCGACCAGTGGTTCTCGGCGATGAACTTTCCCTACGGTCCCTACAACCAGGACGCCATCCGCGCGGTGGACGCCCTGGGCTACAAGGTCTTCAACGGGCACTACAATCCGCGCCGCTCACGCCGCCTCTTCTACGCCCTCGGCCGCCTGATGGGCAAGGGGCAGATCATGAATCGCCACATCAGCCACCACCTGGAGATCTACCCGGGGACGAGCACCTTCACCATCGACATGGCGATCACCTACATCGACAGCTACTACGGCCACTACGGCAGCCAGGAGTGCACGTTCTTCTCCGTCGACGAGCTCATGCAGCGCTTCGAGGAGGCCAAGCGGCACATCAACGCCATCGGTTGGCTGCTGCATCACCGCTACCACAACAGCGAGGCCAGCCTGCGCCTGGTGCAGGACACCATCGACGCGGTCCGCAAGAGCGACCCGGCCATCGAGTTCTGGAACTTCGAGGAGATCCACGCGGCCTACGCGCCCGGGGCGTCGGTGCGGCGAGCCGGATGA
- a CDS encoding choice-of-anchor J domain-containing protein yields the protein MRNGLALHALVTALLLAVGAAPSLAHEAFSQNPDPAHGPVPNFPRTDLLQESFEAGVPPTGWAIIQLGSSNTWEATSNYVHSGDFSAYVRYGPQGSPQDEYLVTPALDFSAFASAYLEFYEQQQYWPGYGEHHYIGVSTTSQTDPAEFTMLVDWTPANHAIDGFASDPEVVDLSAYAGEDTVYVCFRYQGTYADNWYIDDVRVYEPFDHDLVLATLAPGDAQFGDGDPLQPQVHVLNRGTNAEDFDLVLQIEESGALVYQETQSLHLEIGEGQDVSFPDFLVAAGNYYRLHAEAQLASEEHPEDNVLDRVCNSYTQRHTPLGWIHTNAGCSYCAPIEYGFDDWLPSQGDSVAMIRCHTWWPNGGDIMYLQNVIQNHTLILDYGADYTPHFWVDGIVDAGYSTNPPDYIEPFDARKAVLSPGLIGLHWRPADSTLVTCLDLIEPLDPAGDYRLQVAVTEDSIYFAGGNGHNVHNQALRRIFPVDLSGLPVQPETGIQTFSTVITPESFWIRRNMNATVFLQDANSRRIWQASGGRLNDLVGQLRIEPSVCSFYPGELCTLQVVIDPSQIPVKGVDVVIDFDESLVELQGIEPGDWIGSSGLTDYFFDYTASDSTVAHFSMAFLDGTRGEVGELARLIFRGVATGVSPLTFTLEKVRDVSNTELGYTTSENDSLIVLMDLTATEEQPEAAPLALRLLGNRPNPFNPSTEIAFTLPQAGLWHVLVYDASGRRVRTLADGWLEAGTQRLRWDGLDDRGASASSGLYLLRVAGPAGQVTGKMVLLK from the coding sequence ATGCGGAACGGGCTTGCCCTTCACGCGCTTGTCACGGCCCTGCTCCTCGCAGTTGGGGCAGCGCCTTCACTGGCCCACGAGGCCTTCTCACAGAATCCCGATCCCGCCCACGGCCCCGTGCCGAACTTCCCGCGCACGGATCTGCTCCAGGAGAGCTTCGAGGCCGGCGTGCCGCCGACGGGATGGGCGATCATCCAGCTGGGCAGCAGCAACACGTGGGAGGCGACGAGCAACTACGTCCATTCGGGCGACTTCTCCGCCTACGTGCGCTACGGCCCCCAGGGCTCGCCCCAGGACGAGTACCTGGTCACGCCGGCGCTCGACTTCTCGGCCTTCGCCTCGGCCTACCTCGAGTTCTACGAGCAGCAGCAGTACTGGCCGGGTTACGGCGAGCACCACTACATCGGCGTCAGCACCACCAGCCAGACCGATCCCGCCGAGTTCACGATGCTCGTGGACTGGACGCCCGCCAACCACGCCATCGACGGCTTCGCCAGCGACCCCGAGGTGGTCGACCTGAGCGCCTACGCGGGCGAGGACACGGTCTACGTCTGCTTCCGCTACCAGGGCACCTACGCCGACAACTGGTACATCGACGACGTGCGCGTCTACGAACCCTTCGACCACGACCTGGTGCTGGCCACGCTTGCTCCCGGCGACGCGCAGTTCGGCGATGGCGACCCGCTCCAGCCGCAGGTGCACGTGCTCAACCGGGGCACGAACGCCGAGGACTTCGACCTGGTCCTCCAGATCGAGGAGTCCGGCGCGCTCGTCTACCAGGAGACGCAGTCGCTGCACCTGGAGATCGGCGAGGGGCAGGACGTCAGCTTTCCCGACTTCCTGGTCGCGGCGGGCAACTACTACCGCCTGCACGCCGAGGCGCAGCTCGCCAGCGAGGAGCACCCCGAGGACAACGTCCTCGACCGGGTCTGCAACAGCTACACGCAGCGCCACACGCCGCTGGGCTGGATCCACACGAACGCGGGCTGCAGCTACTGCGCGCCCATCGAGTACGGCTTCGACGACTGGCTGCCCAGCCAGGGCGACTCCGTGGCCATGATCCGCTGCCACACCTGGTGGCCCAACGGCGGCGACATCATGTACCTGCAGAACGTCATCCAGAATCACACGCTGATCCTGGACTACGGGGCGGACTACACGCCGCACTTCTGGGTGGACGGCATCGTGGACGCGGGCTATTCCACCAACCCGCCCGACTACATCGAGCCCTTCGACGCACGCAAGGCGGTGCTCAGCCCCGGGCTGATCGGCCTGCACTGGCGCCCGGCGGACTCCACGCTGGTGACCTGCCTCGACCTGATCGAGCCCCTGGACCCGGCGGGCGACTACCGGCTGCAGGTGGCCGTCACCGAGGACAGCATCTACTTCGCCGGCGGGAACGGGCACAACGTCCACAACCAGGCGCTGCGGCGGATCTTCCCCGTGGATCTGTCGGGGCTGCCGGTTCAGCCCGAGACGGGCATCCAGACCTTCAGCACCGTGATCACCCCCGAGTCCTTCTGGATCCGCCGCAACATGAACGCGACCGTCTTCCTGCAGGACGCGAACAGCCGCCGCATCTGGCAGGCGAGCGGCGGCCGCCTGAACGACCTGGTGGGCCAGCTTCGCATCGAGCCGTCGGTCTGCAGCTTCTACCCCGGCGAGCTGTGCACGCTGCAGGTGGTGATCGACCCCAGCCAGATCCCGGTGAAGGGCGTCGACGTGGTCATCGATTTCGACGAGAGCCTGGTGGAACTGCAGGGCATCGAGCCCGGCGACTGGATCGGCAGCTCCGGCCTCACCGACTACTTCTTCGACTACACGGCAAGCGACAGCACGGTGGCCCACTTCTCAATGGCCTTCCTCGACGGCACGCGCGGCGAGGTCGGCGAACTGGCGCGCCTGATCTTCAGGGGCGTGGCCACGGGCGTCTCGCCGCTGACCTTCACGCTGGAGAAGGTGCGGGACGTCAGCAACACCGAACTCGGCTACACCACCAGCGAGAACGACTCGCTGATCGTGCTGATGGACCTCACCGCCACCGAAGAGCAGCCCGAGGCCGCGCCGCTCGCGCTGCGCCTCCTGGGCAACCGCCCCAATCCCTTCAATCCCAGCACCGAGATCGCCTTCACCCTGCCCCAGGCCGGGCTCTGGCACGTGCTCGTCTACGACGCGTCGGGGCGGCGAGTGCGCACGCTGGCGGATGGCTGGCTGGAGGCGGGCACGCAGCGTCTGCGCTGGGACGGACTCGACGACCGCGGCGCGAGCGCCAGCAGCGGTCTCTACCTGCTGCGCGTCGCCGGCCCGGCCGGTCAGGTGACGGGGAAGATGGTGCTCCTGAAGTAG